The Paenibacillus sp. G2S3 region ATTTATCTCACGACTTACGAACGCCACTTACCATTTTGAGAGGACATGTCACCCGATTAAATAAAGAATCAATGAGTCTAGAAGGACAAAACTCATTAACAGAGATGAATCATACGATTACAAGAGTCGGAGATCTAATGGATGATTTACTTTCCTATACATTGCTTACATCAGGGAAACATCCTTTTGGGCCTACTTCAACAGATATTGGACGTTTAGTAAGAGCATCTATTGCTGCGTGGTATCCTGTATTTGAAGAACAAGAAATTCAGTTGGATATTGATTTACCGGTAGAAGAGACTTTTTATTGGGAAGCAGATCCTAAATGGATGACACGGGTTCTGGATAATTTATTTCAGAATATTCTTCGTCATGCAGCAGAGGGCAAATATGTAAATATTGTGGTTGATGTAGAAAAAGAACAGATTATTGTTGCAGACAGAGGTCCAGGTATGGATAACTCTTCCTATGAGCGTGGAGCGGAGATTGGTTTATCGAGTTCGAATTATATGTTGAAAAAAATGAAGCTGAAAGCTGACTTTACATCAAATGAAAATGGCACAAGAGTAGCTATTGGTAGAGCTTAACCTAAAGTTAACCCAGAAGTAAACAGCATGATAACCGAGATGTAACTTTGCTACTTTATAATTAGAACCATAACAGAAAGGAAGTGTTATGGTTGCTTACAATTAATAGCTTAGTCAAACATTGCGGAAATCAAGAAATCTTATCAGGTATCAGTTTTAAAGCTAGACCAGGCAGAGTAACTGGTTTCTTAGGTCCAAATGGGGCAGGTAAAAGTTCTACACTTCGTATCCTGCTTGGATTAGATCGTGCCACCTCAGGGAGTGCGCTAATTAATGGAAGGCCATTCGCAGAATTACATAATCCTCTAGCAACAATAGGTGCTGCACTTGATGGATTTGGAGCTCACCGTATGCGAACAGGAAGGGCACATTTGCGTTGGA contains the following coding sequences:
- a CDS encoding HAMP domain-containing sensor histidine kinase — its product is MKQTRSLFRHFLKGHFLFIFLPPIILIFLSAFIESPINGEELNTLNLFYVVLLLFGFIIVAFVVISWIFFLRLRKRLTLLQEVMSFSANNNSFPKPISVQSDRMDEIDQLGNSFNWMIQQLEDSRKREHEEELLRHRLIANLSHDLRTPLTILRGHVTRLNKESMSLEGQNSLTEMNHTITRVGDLMDDLLSYTLLTSGKHPFGPTSTDIGRLVRASIAAWYPVFEEQEIQLDIDLPVEETFYWEADPKWMTRVLDNLFQNILRHAAEGKYVNIVVDVEKEQIIVADRGPGMDNSSYERGAEIGLSSSNYMLKKMKLKADFTSNENGTRVAIGRA